A single genomic interval of Lathyrus oleraceus cultivar Zhongwan6 chromosome 7, CAAS_Psat_ZW6_1.0, whole genome shotgun sequence harbors:
- the LOC127107650 gene encoding aromatic aminotransferase ISS1 — protein sequence MGSYGNLARRAVDTEMPIMVKMQELLRGAKNAVSLAQGVVYWQPPKEALDKVKELVYEPSISRYGNDEGIPELRAALVKKLSNENNLHKSSVMVTAGANQAFVNLVLTLCDAGDSVVMFAPYYFNSYMAFQMTGITDILVGPGNPETLHPDVDWLEKVLSERKPVPKLVSIVNPGNPSGTYIPESLLKRIANLCEKAGSWLVVDNTYEYFMFDDLKHSCVEGNHVVNIFSFSKAYGMMGWRIGYIAYPSEVEGLATQLLKVQDNIPICASIISQHLALYSLELGPEWVTERVKTLAKNRHIVLEALSSLGEGSIKGGEGAIYLWVKIPSGHGYDDFEVVHWLANRHGIAVIPGSACGASGNLRISFGGLTENDCRAAAERLKKGLEELAAHGLVHD from the exons ATGGGTTCCTATGGAAATCTTGCGAGGAGGGCTGTGGATACTGAGATGCCGATTATGGTTAAG ATGCAGGAATTGCTTCGAGGTGCTAAGAATGCTGTGTCTTTAGCTCAG GGGGTGGTTTATTGGCAACCACCAAAGGAAGCATTGGATAAGGTGAAAGAACTTGTGTATGAGCCTTCTATTAGCCGTTACGGCAACGATGAAGGTATTCCTGAACTCAGAGCAGCATTAGTGAAAAAG TTGAGTAATGAAAATAATCTGCACAAATCCTCAGTAATGGTTACAGCAGGTGCCAATCAG GCATTCGTGAATCTAGTTCTTACTCTGTGTGACGCGGGAGACTCCGTGGTTATGTTTGCTCCTTACTACTTCAATTCATACATGGCCTTCCAGATGACTGGCATTACCGACATACTAGTCGGTCCTGGTAACCCGGAAACACTTCATCCTGATGTAG ACTGGTTGGAGAAAGTGTTATCGGAACGTAAACCTGTCCCGAAGCTAGTTAGTATTGTAAATCCTGGCAATCCATCTGGAACCTACATTCCCGAGTCTCTTCTGAAG CGGATTGCAAATCTCTGCGAGAAAGCTGGATCTTGGCTTGTTGTGGACAATACATATGA GTACTTTATGTTCGACGATCTGAAACACTCTTGTGTGGAAGGAAATCATGTTGTGAACATTTTCTCTTTCTCGAAAGCTTATGGAATGATGGGATGGCGAATTGGATAT ATAGCATACCCTTCTGAGGTAGAAGGACTTGCTACGCAGCTGCTTAAAGTCCAAGACAACATTCCAATCTGTGCTTCAATAATTTCACAACACCTTGCTCTATACTCCTTAGAATTGGGACCCGAGTGGGTTACCGAACGAGTAAAAACACTCGCAAAGAACCGACATATTGTCCTAGAGGCTCTTTCCTCTCTTGGAGAAGGTTCTATCAAAGGAGGAGAAGGAGCTATTTATCTCTGGGTGAAGATCCCTAGCGGACACGGTTACGATGATTTTGAAGTTGTTCACTGGCTAGCGAATAGGCACGGGATTGCTGTTATCCCTGGAAGCGCGTGCGGTGCTTCGGGCAATCTAAGAATTTCGTTCGGAGGATTGACGGAGAATGACTGTAGAGCAGCTGCAGAAAGGCTTAAGAAAGGTTTGGAAGAACTGGCTGCGCACGGTTTGGTACATGACTAG